The Acanthochromis polyacanthus isolate Apoly-LR-REF ecotype Palm Island chromosome 17, KAUST_Apoly_ChrSc, whole genome shotgun sequence genome has a window encoding:
- the exosc8 gene encoding exosome complex component RRP43, with protein MAAGFKTAEPLEYHRSFLKENCRPDGRELSEFRTTTLNIGSISTADGSALVKLGNTTIICGIKAELTNPTVEAPGKGYIVPNVDLPPLCSSRFRPGPPGEQAQAASQFIADVIESSEVIKTEDLCIDRGKLCWVLYCDIMCLDYDGNILDACIIALLAALKNTQLPEITINKETCTPEVNPAKRCGLHIHKHPVGASFCVFDDSILIVDPTAEEESLSTSHLTVVTDEAGRLCSLHKPGGTSLSGEKLQECISRATARQREIQKLIDKVIQSVKTAQ; from the exons atggcggctGGTTTCAA GACTGCTGAGCCTCTGGAGTACCACAGGAGCTTTCTG AAAGAAAACTGTCGACCTGATGGACGGGAGCTGTCTGAATTCAGAACTACAACACTCAACATAG GGTCCATATCCACAGCAGATGGCTCAGCGCTGGTGAAGTTGGGAAACACCACGATCATCTGTGGAATCAAAGCG GAGCTGACAAACCCGACAGTGGAGGCACCCGGTAAAGGTTACATCG TGCCTAACGTGGACCTGCCACCTTTATGTTCCTCTCGGTTCCGACCGGGTCCACCAGGAGAACAGGCCCAGGCTGCCAGCCAGTTCATCGCTGATGTAATTGAAAG CTCTGAAGTGATTAAAACAGAGGACTTGTGCATTGACAGAGGGAAG CTGTGCTGGGTTCTCTACTGTGACATTATGTGTCTCGACTACGACGGGAACATTCTGGATGCTTGTATCATTGCCCTGCTGGCTGCTCTAAAGAACA CACAACTCCCAGAAATCACCATCAACAAGGAGACGTGTACACCAGAGGTGAATCCAGCAAAGAGATGTGGGCTGCACATTCACAAGCATCCAGTCGGTGCATCTTTTTGCGTCTTTGACGA CTCCATACTGATCGTCGACCCCACAGCTGAGGAGGAGAGTCTGTCGACCTCACACCTCACCGTTGTGACGGATGAGGCAGGAAGACTCTGCTCTCTCCACAAACCAG GCGGGACGTCATTGTCAGGAGAGAAACTGCAGGAGTGTATCAGCCGAGCAACGGCACGACAGAGAGAGATCCAGAAACTCATCGACAAAGTCATACAGAGTGTGAAGACGGCACAATAA